In Rubrivirga marina, the following are encoded in one genomic region:
- a CDS encoding FadR/GntR family transcriptional regulator, translating into MPSPLGRVSKTTLSDDLTDRLLQMIRSGEYQPGDRLPAIMQMAQSFGVGHPTLREALRKLEVIGAVEIRHGSGVYVKRGEDMLLVRNPTFGGNVTQKLLLDLVEARIPIETRTMALAATHATDENLDRMAELLDQAEAHLQDDAKLSEVNMEFHHEIAVASGNAVLAQLQEVLSRLFQTEQRLILDIYGSRERDHREHVELLDALRQRDPELAERRMHDHLSGVRDVVLQWDPDQTPLA; encoded by the coding sequence ATGCCTTCACCCCTCGGGCGCGTCTCTAAGACCACCCTCTCCGACGACCTCACCGACCGCCTCCTCCAGATGATCCGGAGTGGCGAGTACCAGCCTGGGGACCGCCTCCCGGCCATCATGCAGATGGCCCAGAGCTTCGGCGTCGGCCACCCGACGCTCCGCGAGGCGCTCCGGAAGCTCGAGGTCATCGGGGCCGTCGAGATCCGCCACGGCTCGGGCGTCTACGTCAAACGCGGCGAGGACATGCTCCTCGTCCGAAACCCGACGTTCGGCGGCAACGTCACGCAGAAGCTGCTGCTCGACCTCGTCGAGGCGCGGATCCCGATCGAGACGCGCACGATGGCCCTGGCCGCGACCCACGCCACCGACGAGAACCTCGACCGGATGGCCGAGCTCCTCGACCAGGCCGAGGCCCACCTCCAGGACGACGCGAAGCTCAGCGAGGTGAACATGGAGTTCCACCACGAGATCGCCGTGGCCTCCGGGAACGCCGTCCTCGCCCAGCTCCAGGAGGTCCTCTCGCGGCTGTTCCAGACGGAGCAGCGGCTCATCCTCGACATCTACGGGTCGCGCGAGCGGGACCACCGCGAGCACGTCGAGCTCCTCGACGCGCTCCGCCAGCGCGACCCGGAGCTCGCGGAGCGCCGGATGCACGACCACCTCAGCGGCGTGCGCGACGTCGTGCTCCAGTGGGACCCCGACCAGACGCCCCTCGCGTGA
- a CDS encoding glycosyl hydrolase 115 family protein: protein MTHRRALAGWSLALALLGAACTGPASVSSRGPAALAQPCPDGALVCTEASPGRLALIADGQPAALHADASDDAGVLRAVRNLQSDLGRVAGGSVALELEALPSSGPAVIVGTLGQSALVDRLVAEGKVDTTGVSGRWEAFVQQTVEAPFPGVDRALVIAGSDRRGTIFGVYDLAEAMGVSPWHYWADVPVQPQAALYVSPGRRVERPAVRYRGIFLNDEEPALGTWARETYGGLNAAFYEDVFDLILRLKGNYLWPAMWGKSIYDDDPAAPELAHEMGVVLGTSHHEPLSRAHVEWERYGDGAWNYETNADALQAFWRTGIERMGDNESLVTVGMRGDGDEAMSEGTAIDLLETIVADQRDIIADVTGQPAEETPQVWALYKEVQDYYDQGMEVPDDVTLLFADDNWGNIRRLPDPDAAPRAGGYGVYYHFDYVGAPRSYKWINKTQIERVWEQMHMAYEHGAREIWVVNVGDLKPMEYPISFFLDYAWDPDAWPAERLPEYPRQWAVKQFGEAHADEIGRLLQTYTRFNSRRTAELLTPTTYSLTGYREAERVVDDYNALLTDAERVGEQLPAAHQDAYFQLVLHPIVASANISELYATVGLNRLYGAQGRAATNALADRARQLFERDDAIDAQYHALGGGKWNHMMSQVRIGYTSWNDPPEDVMPEVETVRLGDAAEMGVAVEGSSGWWPEADAEAVLPELSPYGPDDVYVEVFNRGTAPFRYTVETGADWLTASEPAGEVDQQTRIYLSADWDAAPDGRQRVPVTITGAGRTVTVQVPVFNPSPAGITGFVESNGFVSIEAPHFDRAVVGDEISWQVIPGLGRTLSAVTPMPTTADAQTPGGDSPHLAYRIYVHEAGEVEVAATFSPSFDTQGPDGLRYAVSFDDAPPQTLVMHDEGSMLPDVYHADWSRMVSDNAQTSTSTHVLDTPGEHVLRFWMVDPGVVLQKLVVATDDLPPSYLGPPESPRVPGPTAAR from the coding sequence GTGACGCACCGCCGCGCCCTCGCCGGCTGGAGCCTGGCGCTCGCCCTCCTCGGCGCGGCCTGCACAGGGCCGGCCTCGGTCAGCTCCCGCGGGCCCGCGGCCCTCGCCCAGCCCTGCCCCGACGGCGCCCTCGTCTGCACCGAGGCGAGCCCGGGCCGCCTCGCCCTCATCGCCGACGGCCAGCCCGCCGCTCTCCACGCCGACGCGTCCGACGACGCGGGCGTGCTCCGCGCCGTCCGCAACCTCCAGTCCGACCTGGGGCGCGTGGCCGGTGGTTCCGTTGCGCTTGAGCTGGAAGCGCTCCCGTCGTCCGGCCCCGCCGTGATCGTCGGGACGTTGGGGCAGAGCGCACTCGTCGACCGGCTCGTAGCGGAAGGCAAGGTGGACACGACGGGCGTCTCCGGACGGTGGGAGGCGTTCGTCCAACAGACCGTCGAGGCGCCGTTCCCCGGCGTCGACCGCGCGCTCGTGATCGCCGGGAGCGACCGGCGCGGGACCATCTTCGGCGTCTACGACCTCGCCGAGGCGATGGGCGTCTCGCCCTGGCACTACTGGGCCGACGTCCCGGTCCAGCCGCAGGCGGCCCTCTACGTCTCGCCCGGCCGGCGCGTCGAGAGGCCCGCCGTCCGCTACCGCGGGATCTTCCTCAACGACGAGGAGCCGGCCCTGGGCACCTGGGCCCGCGAGACCTACGGCGGCCTCAACGCCGCCTTCTACGAGGACGTCTTCGACCTCATCCTCCGCCTCAAGGGCAACTACCTCTGGCCGGCGATGTGGGGCAAGTCGATCTACGACGACGACCCCGCCGCGCCCGAGCTGGCCCACGAGATGGGCGTCGTCCTTGGCACGAGCCACCACGAGCCGCTCTCCCGCGCCCACGTCGAGTGGGAGCGCTACGGCGACGGCGCGTGGAACTACGAGACGAACGCCGACGCGCTCCAGGCCTTCTGGCGGACCGGGATCGAGCGGATGGGCGACAACGAGAGCCTCGTGACCGTCGGCATGCGCGGCGACGGCGACGAGGCCATGTCGGAGGGGACGGCTATCGACCTGCTCGAGACCATCGTGGCCGACCAGCGCGACATCATCGCAGACGTGACCGGCCAGCCTGCGGAGGAGACGCCGCAGGTGTGGGCGCTCTACAAGGAGGTCCAGGACTACTACGACCAGGGCATGGAGGTGCCGGACGACGTCACGCTCCTCTTCGCCGACGACAACTGGGGCAACATCCGCCGCCTGCCGGACCCCGACGCCGCGCCCCGCGCCGGCGGCTACGGCGTGTACTACCACTTCGACTACGTCGGCGCGCCGCGGAGCTACAAGTGGATCAACAAGACGCAGATCGAGCGCGTCTGGGAGCAGATGCACATGGCCTACGAGCACGGGGCCCGCGAGATCTGGGTGGTCAACGTCGGCGACCTCAAGCCGATGGAGTATCCCATCTCGTTCTTCCTCGATTACGCCTGGGACCCCGACGCGTGGCCGGCCGAGCGCCTGCCCGAGTACCCGCGCCAGTGGGCCGTGAAGCAGTTCGGCGAGGCCCACGCCGACGAGATCGGCCGGCTCCTCCAGACGTACACCCGGTTCAACAGCCGCCGCACCGCCGAGCTCCTCACGCCGACGACCTACAGCCTCACCGGCTACCGCGAGGCCGAGCGGGTCGTCGATGACTACAACGCGCTCCTGACCGACGCCGAGCGGGTCGGCGAGCAGCTCCCGGCGGCCCACCAGGACGCCTACTTCCAGCTGGTCCTCCACCCCATCGTCGCCAGCGCGAACATCAGCGAGCTGTACGCGACGGTCGGGCTGAACCGGCTCTACGGGGCGCAGGGCCGCGCCGCGACCAACGCCCTCGCCGATCGCGCCCGCCAGCTGTTCGAGCGCGACGACGCCATCGACGCGCAGTACCACGCGCTGGGTGGCGGCAAGTGGAACCACATGATGTCGCAGGTCCGGATCGGCTACACGAGCTGGAACGACCCGCCGGAGGACGTGATGCCGGAGGTCGAGACGGTCCGCCTCGGGGACGCCGCGGAGATGGGCGTGGCCGTCGAGGGCTCCTCCGGCTGGTGGCCCGAGGCGGACGCCGAGGCGGTGCTGCCCGAGCTCTCGCCGTACGGGCCGGACGACGTCTACGTCGAGGTCTTCAACCGGGGGACGGCGCCGTTCCGCTACACCGTCGAGACCGGCGCCGACTGGCTGACCGCCAGCGAACCGGCCGGCGAGGTCGACCAGCAGACGCGGATCTACCTGAGCGCCGACTGGGACGCCGCGCCCGACGGCCGCCAGCGGGTGCCCGTCACGATCACGGGCGCGGGGCGGACGGTGACGGTGCAGGTGCCTGTCTTCAACCCGTCGCCCGCCGGCATCACCGGCTTCGTCGAGAGCAACGGCTTCGTCTCGATCGAGGCGCCGCACTTCGACCGTGCCGTGGTCGGGGACGAGATCTCGTGGCAGGTCATCCCCGGCCTCGGGCGGACGCTCTCGGCCGTGACGCCGATGCCGACGACCGCCGACGCGCAGACGCCGGGCGGCGACAGCCCGCACCTCGCCTACCGCATCTATGTCCACGAGGCGGGCGAGGTCGAGGTCGCGGCGACCTTCTCGCCGTCGTTCGACACCCAGGGGCCCGACGGCCTCCGCTACGCCGTCTCGTTCGACGACGCGCCGCCGCAGACGCTCGTGATGCACGACGAGGGCTCGATGCTCCCCGACGTCTACCACGCCGACTGGAGCCGGATGGTGTCCGACAACGCCCAGACCTCGACCTCGACGCACGTCCTCGACACGCCGGGCGAGCACGTCCTCCGGTTCTGGATGGTGGACCCGGGCGTCGTGCTCCAGAAGCTCGTCGTGGCGACCGACGACCTGCCGCCGAGCTACCTCGGCCCGCCCGAGAGCCCCCGCGTCCCGGGCCCCACCGCCGCCCGCTAA
- a CDS encoding glycoside hydrolase family 43 protein has product MTTPRGLWAALFALALTVPACVSADASRSTAASPVVADGTARFESFTYTGDDAVYKERVPGPGQFTNPVLAGYYPDPSIEQVGDDYYLVNSSFAHTPGIPIWHSRDLVNWTQIGHALTRPAQTPFEDIGISRGIFAPTIRYHDGTYYIITTWIDSGGNAIITAEDPAGPWSDPIWLDFGGIDPDFFVDDDGRAYVVNNDAPIGEPLYSGHRALWIQELDLETMAMVGPRELIVNGGVDITEQPVWIEGPHIYKKDGMYYLVCAEGGTSVNHSVVVFRAETVWGPWEPWDQNPILTQRHLDDEARDFPITSVGHADFVQTPGGDWWAVFLGTRPYRGNEYNTNRETFLLPVDWPEGGWPMIIDPDTRAEVPYIVDRPDLPEGDAPYPTSGNFTITDDFEDGLDIYWTSLRSSSYDWRRLDDGALVLDAQPVGLWEMGVSSFVGRRQQHLTMSAETTVSFDPQTASERAGLAAFQQDEAHLLLSVGLRGGERVVEVERRFQGEATTLASAALPGVGPVRLRVEADGPDYAFSYAVADGGWQPLAADVDGSILSTQRAGGFVGVLLGMYASSAHPAPPLP; this is encoded by the coding sequence ATGACGACCCCTCGCGGCCTGTGGGCCGCTCTCTTCGCCCTCGCCCTGACCGTGCCGGCGTGCGTCTCCGCCGACGCCTCTCGCTCGACCGCTGCCTCGCCCGTCGTGGCCGACGGCACGGCCCGGTTCGAGTCGTTCACGTACACCGGCGACGACGCGGTGTACAAGGAGCGCGTGCCCGGCCCAGGCCAGTTCACCAACCCGGTCCTCGCCGGCTACTACCCGGACCCCAGCATCGAGCAGGTCGGCGACGACTACTACCTCGTCAACTCGTCGTTCGCCCACACGCCGGGCATCCCGATCTGGCACAGCCGCGACCTCGTGAACTGGACGCAGATCGGGCACGCGCTCACGCGGCCGGCGCAGACGCCGTTCGAGGACATCGGCATCTCGCGCGGCATCTTCGCCCCGACGATCCGCTACCACGACGGGACGTACTACATCATCACGACGTGGATCGACAGCGGCGGCAACGCGATCATCACGGCGGAGGACCCGGCCGGTCCGTGGTCGGACCCGATCTGGCTCGACTTCGGCGGCATCGACCCGGACTTCTTCGTCGACGACGACGGCCGGGCCTACGTGGTCAACAACGACGCGCCGATCGGCGAGCCGCTGTACTCCGGCCACCGCGCGCTGTGGATCCAGGAGCTCGACCTCGAGACGATGGCGATGGTCGGCCCGCGCGAGCTGATCGTGAACGGCGGCGTCGACATCACCGAGCAGCCGGTCTGGATCGAGGGGCCGCACATCTACAAAAAGGACGGGATGTACTACCTCGTCTGCGCCGAGGGCGGGACGAGCGTGAACCACTCGGTCGTCGTGTTCCGCGCGGAGACCGTGTGGGGCCCGTGGGAGCCGTGGGACCAGAACCCGATCCTCACGCAGCGCCACCTCGACGACGAGGCCCGCGACTTCCCGATCACGTCGGTCGGCCACGCCGACTTCGTGCAGACGCCGGGCGGCGACTGGTGGGCCGTCTTCCTCGGGACGCGGCCGTACCGCGGCAACGAGTACAACACGAACCGCGAGACCTTCCTCCTGCCGGTCGACTGGCCGGAGGGCGGCTGGCCGATGATCATCGACCCGGACACCCGCGCCGAGGTCCCCTACATCGTCGACCGCCCGGACCTCCCGGAGGGCGACGCGCCCTACCCGACGTCCGGCAACTTCACGATCACGGACGACTTCGAGGACGGCCTCGACATCTACTGGACGTCCCTCCGCAGCTCGTCCTACGACTGGCGCCGCCTCGACGACGGCGCGCTCGTGCTCGACGCCCAGCCCGTCGGGCTGTGGGAGATGGGCGTGTCCTCGTTCGTCGGCCGCCGCCAGCAGCACCTCACGATGTCGGCCGAGACGACCGTCTCGTTCGACCCGCAGACCGCGTCCGAGCGGGCCGGGCTGGCGGCGTTCCAGCAGGACGAGGCGCACCTCCTCCTGAGCGTCGGCCTGCGCGGCGGCGAGCGCGTGGTCGAGGTCGAGCGCCGGTTCCAGGGCGAGGCGACCACGCTCGCCTCGGCGGCGCTCCCGGGCGTCGGCCCGGTCCGCCTCCGCGTCGAGGCGGACGGACCCGACTACGCCTTCTCGTACGCCGTCGCCGACGGCGGCTGGCAGCCGCTCGCCGCCGACGTCGACGGCAGCATCCTGAGCACCCAGCGGGCCGGCGGGTTCGTCGGCGTCCTCCTCGGGATGTACGCGTCGTCGGCCCACCCGGCCCCGCCGCTCCCCTAG
- the xylA gene encoding xylose isomerase encodes MSVLIGDTEYFPEISQIAYEGPDSDNPLAFKYYDADRVVAGKSMKDHFRFAVAYWHAFNQTGADPFGPGTIAFPWDEADSAEQRARDKMDAAFEFITKLGVPFYCFHDVDLVDEGDSRAETRTRLQGIVDYAKEKQEASGVQLLWGTANLFSHPRYMNGASTNPDFGVVAYAASQLKDAIDATIELGGKGYVFWGGREGYMSLLNTDMKRETEHLARFLQMARDYARSNGFDGTFFIEPKPMEPSKHQYDYDAATVIGFLERYGLADDFKINLETNHATLAGHTMEHEMQVAADAGMLGSLDANRGDYQNQWDTDQFPTNLNETVEMMLVLLRSGGLQGGGINFDAKARRNSTDFVDRFYAHIGGMDVFARALVIADNLMQNSALESMRTERYASFDSGDGATFESGEMTLEQLAALGDEGGEPALTSGRQELYENLINQYIR; translated from the coding sequence ATGAGCGTCCTCATCGGCGACACCGAGTATTTCCCCGAGATCAGCCAGATCGCCTACGAAGGCCCGGACTCGGACAACCCCCTCGCGTTCAAGTACTACGACGCGGACCGCGTGGTGGCCGGCAAGTCCATGAAGGACCACTTCCGGTTCGCCGTGGCCTACTGGCACGCCTTCAACCAGACCGGCGCCGACCCCTTCGGGCCGGGCACGATCGCGTTCCCATGGGACGAGGCCGACTCGGCCGAGCAACGGGCCCGCGACAAGATGGACGCGGCGTTCGAGTTCATCACCAAGCTCGGCGTCCCGTTCTACTGCTTCCACGACGTCGACCTCGTGGACGAGGGCGACAGCCGGGCTGAGACGCGCACGCGGCTCCAGGGCATCGTCGACTACGCCAAGGAGAAGCAGGAGGCCTCGGGCGTCCAGCTCCTCTGGGGCACGGCCAACCTGTTCTCGCATCCGCGCTACATGAACGGGGCCTCGACGAACCCCGACTTCGGCGTCGTCGCCTACGCGGCGTCGCAGCTCAAGGACGCCATCGACGCGACGATCGAACTGGGCGGGAAGGGCTACGTGTTCTGGGGCGGCCGCGAGGGCTACATGAGCCTGCTCAACACCGACATGAAGCGGGAGACCGAGCACCTCGCCCGGTTCCTCCAGATGGCCCGCGACTACGCCCGGTCGAACGGGTTCGACGGCACCTTCTTTATCGAGCCGAAGCCGATGGAGCCGTCGAAGCACCAGTACGACTACGACGCGGCGACGGTCATCGGCTTCCTCGAGCGCTACGGGCTGGCGGACGACTTCAAGATCAACCTCGAGACGAACCACGCCACGCTCGCCGGCCACACCATGGAGCACGAGATGCAGGTGGCCGCCGACGCCGGCATGCTGGGCAGCCTCGACGCCAACCGCGGCGACTACCAGAACCAGTGGGACACGGACCAATTCCCGACCAACCTCAACGAGACGGTCGAGATGATGCTGGTCCTCCTCCGGTCGGGCGGCCTCCAGGGCGGCGGCATCAACTTCGACGCGAAGGCGCGGCGGAACTCGACGGACTTCGTCGACCGGTTCTACGCCCACATCGGCGGGATGGACGTCTTCGCGCGGGCGCTCGTCATCGCCGACAACCTGATGCAGAACTCGGCCCTGGAGTCGATGCGGACGGAGCGCTATGCCAGCTTCGACAGCGGCGACGGCGCGACGTTCGAGAGCGGCGAGATGACGCTGGAGCAGCTCGCGGCGCTCGGCGACGAGGGCGGCGAGCCGGCCCTGACGAGCGGCCGACAGGAGCTCTACGAGAACCTGATCAACCAGTACATCCGCTAG
- the xylB gene encoding xylulokinase, whose translation MPFFLGLDTSTTATKAVLVDDAGRFVGEAATAHAAPASPVPFGSEQDPADWWRATRASIRDVLDETGVTGDDVAGVGLTGQMHGLVMLDEAGHVLRPALLWNDGRAYAECDTIREAVGGLDRLVELTGNDAFAGFTAPKLLWVRAHEPETFGKTARILLPKDYVRLCLTGEYAMDRAGGGGTLLLDLESRDWSGALLDALDLDPSLLPPTFEGTAVTGQVSAEAAEATGLKAGTPVVGGGGDQAAQGVGVGAVEPGTWAVTVGTSGVVFASSAEPRVAPGGKAHAFPHAVPGLWHVMGVMLAAGDSLAWHRDTVAPGVSFDDLTAEAADVPPGADGVAFLPYLSGERTPHADVHARGGFLGLRRPHGRGHLTRAVLEGVAFGLKDNFGLLVEAGVPAPERVRLSGGAAKSPLWSQILADVLDASLEVPAVGEAAALGAALLAGVGTGAWASAEAATSAAVRITKTTEPRDAAAYDEAYARFRRLYPALQGLWDPQA comes from the coding sequence ATGCCCTTCTTCCTCGGCCTCGACACCTCCACCACCGCCACGAAAGCCGTCCTCGTCGACGACGCCGGGCGGTTCGTCGGCGAGGCGGCCACGGCCCACGCCGCGCCGGCTTCGCCCGTCCCGTTCGGCAGCGAGCAGGACCCGGCCGACTGGTGGCGCGCGACGCGGGCCAGCATCCGCGACGTCCTCGACGAGACCGGCGTGACGGGCGACGACGTGGCCGGCGTCGGGCTCACGGGCCAGATGCACGGGCTCGTCATGCTGGACGAGGCGGGCCACGTCCTCCGCCCGGCGCTCTTGTGGAACGACGGCCGCGCCTACGCCGAGTGCGACACGATCCGCGAGGCCGTCGGCGGGCTCGACAGGCTCGTGGAGCTGACGGGCAACGACGCCTTCGCCGGGTTCACCGCGCCGAAGCTCCTGTGGGTGCGGGCGCACGAGCCGGAGACCTTCGGCAAGACGGCCCGCATTCTGCTCCCGAAGGACTACGTCCGCCTCTGCCTCACGGGCGAGTACGCGATGGACCGCGCCGGCGGCGGCGGGACGCTTCTGTTGGACCTGGAGTCGCGGGACTGGTCGGGGGCCCTCCTGGACGCGCTCGACCTCGACCCGTCGCTCCTGCCCCCGACGTTCGAGGGAACGGCCGTCACCGGCCAGGTCAGTGCCGAGGCGGCCGAGGCGACGGGGCTCAAGGCCGGCACGCCGGTCGTGGGCGGCGGCGGCGACCAGGCCGCGCAGGGCGTCGGCGTCGGCGCCGTGGAGCCCGGGACGTGGGCCGTGACGGTCGGCACGTCGGGCGTCGTGTTCGCGTCGTCGGCGGAGCCGCGCGTGGCGCCGGGCGGGAAGGCCCACGCGTTCCCGCACGCGGTCCCGGGCCTGTGGCACGTCATGGGCGTGATGCTGGCCGCCGGCGACAGCCTCGCGTGGCACCGCGACACGGTCGCCCCGGGCGTGTCCTTCGACGACCTCACGGCCGAGGCCGCCGACGTGCCGCCGGGCGCCGACGGCGTGGCCTTCCTCCCCTACCTCTCGGGCGAGCGGACGCCCCACGCCGACGTCCACGCGCGCGGCGGCTTCCTCGGGCTCCGCCGCCCCCACGGCCGCGGCCACCTTACGCGGGCCGTGCTGGAGGGCGTGGCCTTCGGGCTGAAGGACAACTTCGGGCTGCTCGTCGAGGCCGGCGTGCCGGCGCCCGAGCGGGTCCGCCTCTCGGGCGGCGCGGCCAAGAGCCCGCTCTGGAGCCAGATCCTGGCCGACGTGCTCGACGCGTCGCTGGAGGTCCCGGCCGTCGGCGAGGCCGCCGCGCTCGGCGCCGCGCTCCTGGCCGGCGTCGGGACCGGCGCCTGGGCCTCGGCCGAGGCCGCGACGTCCGCCGCCGTCCGGATCACCAAGACGACCGAGCCGCGCGATGCCGCGGCCTACGACGAGGCCTACGCCCGCTTCCGCCGACTCTACCCGGCCCTCCAGGGGCTCTGGGACCCGCAGGCGTAG
- a CDS encoding aldo/keto reductase gives MTYRRLGKTGWDVSAVSFGAWAIGGSWGSVDDDESLAALHRAVELGVTFFDTADVYGDGRSEQLLAQLKKDHPEIRIATKAGRRLDPHVAEGYTRENLTAFVERSLRNLDTDALDLVQLHCPPSEVYYLPETFGVLDDLTEAGKVRHYGVSVEKVEEALKAVEYPNVATVQIIFNLFRQRPADLFFEQAQKRDIGVLARVPLASGMLTGKMTPRTTFEADDHRAFNRHGEAFDRGETFAGVDYDAGLQAVKELKEIVPEGLSLVQFALRWILMFDAVSCAIPGAKRPSQAEENVSAADLPPLTDAQMEAARAVYDRHVRAQVHHRW, from the coding sequence ATGACCTATCGCAGACTCGGAAAGACCGGCTGGGACGTCTCGGCCGTCAGCTTCGGCGCCTGGGCCATCGGCGGGAGCTGGGGCTCCGTCGACGACGACGAGTCGCTGGCGGCGCTCCACCGCGCCGTCGAACTGGGCGTCACGTTCTTCGACACGGCCGACGTGTACGGCGACGGGCGGAGCGAGCAGCTGCTGGCCCAGCTCAAGAAAGACCACCCCGAGATCCGGATCGCCACGAAAGCCGGCCGCCGGCTCGACCCGCATGTGGCCGAGGGCTACACCCGCGAGAACCTGACGGCCTTCGTCGAGCGGAGCCTGAGAAACCTCGACACCGACGCGCTCGACCTCGTCCAGCTCCACTGCCCGCCCTCGGAGGTGTACTACCTCCCGGAGACGTTCGGCGTCCTCGACGACCTCACCGAGGCGGGCAAGGTGAGGCACTACGGCGTGAGCGTCGAGAAGGTCGAGGAGGCGCTCAAGGCGGTGGAGTACCCGAACGTGGCGACGGTCCAGATCATCTTCAACCTGTTCCGCCAGCGGCCGGCGGACCTGTTCTTCGAGCAGGCGCAGAAGCGGGACATCGGCGTCCTCGCTCGCGTCCCGCTCGCCTCGGGGATGCTGACCGGAAAGATGACGCCGCGGACGACGTTCGAGGCCGACGACCACCGCGCGTTCAACCGGCACGGCGAGGCGTTCGACCGCGGCGAGACGTTCGCGGGCGTCGACTACGACGCGGGCCTCCAGGCGGTCAAGGAGCTGAAGGAGATCGTGCCGGAGGGCCTCAGCCTCGTCCAGTTCGCGCTCCGCTGGATCCTGATGTTCGACGCCGTCTCGTGCGCCATCCCCGGCGCCAAGAGGCCGTCGCAGGCCGAGGAGAACGTCTCGGCCGCCGACCTCCCCCCGCTCACCGACGCGCAGATGGAGGCCGCGCGCGCGGTCTACGACCGCCACGTCCGCGCCCAGGTTCACCACCGCTGGTAG
- a CDS encoding polysaccharide deacetylase family protein has protein sequence MPRLLRLGAAVAALTAPLAAQTVDDGYEIGTWQGFRDGAVTISFDDNTANQLPVALPILDAVGLKATFFVTTNWVGGQWPGFAAAAANGHEVAVHTRSHPDLSTLTVEQQRAQLEGARDAILANVPEAEALTLAYPFCVPGDRALVEELFIAARVCSGQIDRATPADLYATSSYVIGAEVNRTTAASLNALADAAAAQRGWATYLLHGIDGDGGYSPFPSDELETHVAYLAANPDKFWVATYVDVVRYLRERDAASVTELSATDDAITVEITDDLDDAIYTTPITVRRVLPDDWEAATVAQDGAPVPAAIIQAGAETFVEFDVVPDRGTVTLTKSDATSPAGAPEAGPSYVVGSRPNPFRGRTTFVYEVGEAGPVTVEVYDRLGRRLETLVDAVLPAGRHVVTWDASRYGAGAYTYRLHAGGRADAGQTTLAR, from the coding sequence ATGCCCCGCCTCCTCCGCCTCGGCGCCGCCGTCGCGGCCCTCACCGCCCCGCTCGCCGCCCAGACTGTCGACGACGGCTACGAGATCGGGACGTGGCAGGGCTTCCGCGACGGCGCCGTCACGATCTCGTTCGACGACAACACGGCGAACCAGCTGCCGGTCGCCCTCCCGATCCTCGACGCGGTTGGCCTCAAGGCCACGTTCTTCGTCACGACCAACTGGGTCGGCGGCCAGTGGCCGGGCTTCGCTGCGGCGGCCGCCAACGGGCACGAGGTGGCCGTCCACACGCGGTCGCACCCGGACCTCTCGACGCTGACGGTCGAGCAGCAGCGGGCGCAGCTGGAGGGGGCGCGCGACGCCATCCTCGCCAACGTCCCCGAGGCGGAGGCGCTCACGTTGGCCTACCCGTTCTGCGTCCCCGGCGACCGCGCGCTCGTCGAGGAGCTCTTCATCGCCGCCCGCGTGTGCTCCGGGCAGATCGACCGGGCGACGCCGGCCGACCTCTACGCCACGAGTTCGTACGTCATTGGGGCGGAGGTGAACCGGACGACAGCGGCCTCGCTCAACGCCCTCGCCGACGCGGCCGCGGCCCAGCGCGGCTGGGCGACGTACCTCCTCCACGGGATCGACGGCGACGGCGGCTACTCGCCCTTCCCGTCCGATGAGTTGGAGACGCACGTCGCGTACCTCGCCGCCAACCCCGACAAGTTCTGGGTCGCGACCTACGTCGACGTCGTCCGCTACCTCCGCGAGCGCGACGCCGCCTCCGTCACGGAGCTCTCGGCGACCGACGACGCAATCACCGTCGAGATCACCGACGACCTCGACGACGCGATCTACACCACCCCGATCACGGTCCGCCGCGTGTTGCCCGACGACTGGGAGGCCGCGACGGTGGCGCAGGATGGAGCCCCCGTCCCCGCCGCGATCATCCAGGCCGGCGCCGAGACGTTCGTCGAGTTCGACGTCGTCCCGGACCGCGGCACCGTGACGCTCACGAAGAGCGACGCCACATCGCCCGCCGGGGCGCCCGAGGCGGGCCCGTCGTACGTCGTCGGGAGCCGGCCGAACCCGTTCCGCGGGCGGACGACGTTCGTCTACGAGGTCGGCGAGGCGGGGCCCGTCACGGTCGAGGTGTACGACCGGCTCGGCCGCCGGCTCGAGACGCTGGTGGACGCCGTGCTCCCGGCCGGCCGGCACGTCGTGACGTGGGACGCCTCGCGCTACGGCGCGGGCGCTTACACGTACCGCCTCCATGCGGGCGGTCGCGCCGACGCCGGGCAGACGACGCTCGCACGGTAG